Below is a window of Humulus lupulus chromosome 2, drHumLupu1.1, whole genome shotgun sequence DNA.
cttccatatttattttcctgcatcatactaaaaataaaggaatgagcctaatgcccagcatggAAACtttactaacacatataagcataaaactatatcataaacatatacaagaaaacatatgactataaaaacatatatcatataggactacaatattgatggccattaactcattaacatggcatatgataaaccatctaggtcctctgtctactaatcaaggtaggtagATCACATGGCAGTATATGAtagcccatctaggtcctctactaatcgaggtagggtaaatcataactctaacccatgaaatgataaataatcttggggtttgctatctaagcaactataagcccaaagcgacataaaaacattggggtttgctagctaagcaactataagccccaaatgactacaagacttatttatatatacatatacatatcataacatgaagcatataataacataaacatatcctaacataaacatataagcacataaaatctatcatattttccttaccgaaattcgggatatttgggaacaagaacgagattagaatagtcctataaaccaacagtaaaatggtgaggatctaaagaaaaagagatgaaaaagaatactaaaccatccaagaagaaactttccaagaagaaccttaagtttcaagaactcaaatacctaatcaagaatcataaacaagagttaggatctgaataaagaaaactaaagaaccatatagaactaAACTTtggaatagaaataccttgaatgaccttatggagtGGTCTAACcttaataccaaaatcacactatttctcacttcccaagtgtttataaaagcttagaatgataaagctttaacccaaaacccaagtgtatctctctatagtcacactagcaccttggaggctctgatcaaatgcttgaagaatgaagaaaatggatgagcactaggtcctttttatagagttcaaggagtgaaacttaccccttttaatttgaataaataaatgattataaaatgaaaaagatttgacttttcgttcaactgatgcccagaactcggtcaaaatcgttcaaaggcaggtttAAGTGGTCaatggtatttttaaaattcaaaaatcaaactttcaaaaatacacacATTGAGCCGATATACTGCccaccataggcgatatatcgcctccccctatatTCCCAAGCCTCATTCAATCATTTGTacaaagtcgatgtgttttccgtatcctccgtaggcgatatatcggcatacgttgatatattaaacacgtatttgcactttttcagcataacttgaattggataaacaactttcaCTGAGTAATAATACgatcctaatagctgctggaaggttttagagcttctagatctttcttttattaaaactatccataaaaaatacttaattccttaataatcataattaggacaagtgtcacactcttattagctctatctaaaccataggttataataaatatatatctatgaccagaaatattaatcaaaccttatgttataattaatattcttaaattataggttaaacatataaaatccataactgttgttatgagtttccaactaagtcccgacttgaaccaaaatccatgacaactaacatactactgactactactatctagctagctaagtaaacattatgggactctacaaggGGTTGCTTTCCGAGGTGTTCTTTTAGCTTGGCGAAGGCTTCCTCTCCTTCTttatcccaagcaaactttttgttcccttttaggatgttagagaaggggaggcacttgtctaTGGACCTCAAAATGAACCTATTGAGTGATGCTACCCTTTCTGTCAaacattgcacctccttcttattcttgggAGGACTCAGCTCTATCATGGCTTTGATTTTATCGTGGTTGGCCTCATtccctctggaattgaccatgaagcccagaaattttcctgaagacactctAAAAGTGCACTTAAGCAGATTAAACTTCATCTTGTACTCTCGGAGTATGTTGAACATCTCGTTGAGGTCACAGATGAGTTcttaccaacatatcatctaaataaacctccatatttctccctCTCTATTTATCAAACATCTTATTCAACAACCTTTTGTAGGTTGTGCCTGCATTCTTCGGCCCAAACGCATCATCTTATAGCAGTAAAGCCCCTTATCTGTTATATAGGATGTGTACTCTTCATCGGCGAGGTTCATGGGTATGTGATTTTACCGCGAATACGTGTCCATGAAGCTGAGTAACTCATGAACTGTGGTCGCATCAACCAACTGATCTATGCTCTGGACCAGGAAGCTATCCTTTTTGCACACCTTGTTAAGGTTGGTGAAGTCAACATTAGTCCTCCACCTCCCATTCGTCTTTGGGACTAATACCAAGTTTGATACCCACGTTGGACGCACGTTGGGTAGAACActtccctgatgaatccatttccCTTGAACTTCTCTACTTTCTTCTTTAAGGTTGCGTAGCTCTCGGGGTCAAGCGCTTGCCTTTTTTACCTTACAGGCTCCACCTTGGGATCTATGTTACAATGGTGACACATGACTGAGGGGTTTTGTAACACCCCACTaaaccaggaccgttacactgtgtgtttaaaattgtgcttaacttgttaagcgagtcatttggactaaagtGTGTAGTTAGGGTTCATTAAAATTTGTTATAAAAGTTTTTGGTCAAACAATTGTTACTTTTCAGTAAAAGGTTTTGTATATACATGGGATACCAAATATAATAGTTTAAAACTGATACATGTGAAAACAAGAAAGGTACATAACAACCGACTAAAGCGCCAAAGCCACTAAATACTAGATCTCTAAAAGAAGACTCTATCGTGGCGGTCGAGCTGGCTGCCTGTGTACACGCtacccccgaagctctccaactcattgttggtTCGGCTTCCCCTTGCCCTAACCTGctccacgtagcacctgtgagccaaggcccagcaagaaaactcaatctgGCATAACAAACAGTCAACATGACACAAATATAAATAGCATGCCTAGTAATCATAAACATGCTCAACAATATTCAATCTATTTGTGCAACCATAGGGCCACCCAATTGTGCACCACACTTGTTTCATTCAGGCAGATATAGAGTCGGGCAAGCGTAACTCATGCACCATTCCCTTCTCAAGCAGCCATAGGGTTGTACTAGTGCATACCGCACTTCCAGATATGAGCAAACATACAATGCATACATAACTCAGCTATGTAAGGTACAATTAGTCACACTCAAACAAAAAGTTCAAGACAGAGTCACATCTAGTTCAATCACAAGGGCTCAAGCCCGAATTTcaacaagggtgcagttttcttacctcgagttctgtGCGATAGACGATACGGCCTCAAGTACGATCCTGATCCTGAGCCTTGAGGAAATCTAATCACAACATAAATACactcttattagggattgacttcaaatcccgaggctcaccCCAGACCCTATTCTTAAGATTACTAATCCTAGTTGGCGCGATGTTAGAAACGtaccccgagcccccaagtgggccaccaaATGGATCCTCGAATTCCCAGAGCCCAAATCCTAAAAATTAGCAAAACCACATTTCAGGGCACCTGGCGCGGTCGCTCCTACCCCTATGTCGTCGTGCCCACAGAAAATTTTGGCTTTCTGGAGTACTGGCGCAGTCATGCCAACGCCCAGCGCAGTAGCGCCAATAACTTTGAAACCAAAAATTGAGTTCAAAATCCCCACTCCATTAGACACTAGCGCGATTGCGCCCCAACCTCGCGCTAGGTCGCCAAAAACCTAAAAGTAAGCCCAGATTCTTGTGTTCTTCCCCAAACCGAGCCCTTGCAATTCCCTTGCATACCAGACCAAGAAAATCGTCCCAAAACTATCTTTCCAATAGGTTTTGGCCACAAAACAATGCACAAGTCAGCACTACAACATCAACACACCATCATATCATCACTAATTACATCAAAAACCCAAAGATACAAAAATTCATAACATAGAGCTCTTGAACTCAGTCTCCCACTCAAATCCGAAAATTATAACCATAACTCATGACTCCAGTCCAATTTTGAATCCAAAATCCATTCTACAATAGATTCTATGTCTACCCAATTCCCTTAAACATAGCCAACTTACCAATTTCGAAAATCATACCCAAAAGTTCCCAGAAAACTTATCAAGAACACTCCAACAGGTGAAAAGTAAACATAAACCACAACTCACCTTAGGACTACGAAAATTCTCGGCTGCATGAAGCTTCAGCATCTCCTAATCTCTCCCTTGTTTCTCAGTTACTCAATTATTACTCCGAAGTTCCAAGAACTCTCCTCCAATTCAAGTGTCCTTCCTAGAGGGAGATGAGAAAAatcaagagagggagagagcctAACAAAATTGTGAGTCCTTGGCTGCCCAGCCACCTAGTGGAACTTCTCAattcccttggtcaaatgaccataacACCCTCACTATATACTCCTATTCAAAGTATCCCCCAAAGGAAAATCAATCATTTTGCCACTAATACCACTAAACCTCAATTTACACCCCTAATTTCCTAATTAGATTACTAACCCTCCAATTATGAATATTTCCTCCAATAATACTCCACTAATTTGTAACCTACAcataattactaaaatacccttaggctcaccccaagccgggtataagtccccattgtgactttttttCCAAATCGCTCTAAAAGATTGACCTAAGCCAGTTAtctatatccacataataatgtggtctcaatcacataacacataattacaattatacccttaacgggtcaaaattacgaaaatgctctTTTTCCTCAACCTTTTGTTTCTCCATagaactttaactagaggaattgtcttgttcctcgTAACATTGTCttttctatctaggatctgaacCTGCTGCTCCTCATAAGGAAAATCTGTATGAatctccagatcctcataacccAACACATGGGTCGTGTCCGACACGTACTTCTaaagcatcgagatgtgaaacacatcatgggCTCCTGATAATGACGGGGGAAAAGGTAATTTATAGGCTACATGCCCGATCCTTTCCATGATCTCAAAAgttcctacaaatctagggctcaacttgcccttccttCCAAACCTTTTTACTCCCCatagtggtgaaactcgaagaaaaacGTGGTGCCCTACCttaaactccacgttcctacgcttatgatcttctcaatagcctcactagttctctgaaccatctcaggtcCCAAGTACTTCATCTCTCCCATCTTATACCAATGAATGAGTGATCTACATTTTctaccatataacatctcatatggagctactcctattgttgattgatagttgttattgtatgaaaattcaatcaatcgaaggtacttactccaggatccctcAAAATCTAATACACATGCCCCAAGTGTtaggggagagtgagataacaccaccttaaaaaatagaatctacacaaaaaatggattgacagagactaaataaagattgagtaagaacttgcaaacccaagtagatcaatggTCTTCTTCAACTTTTATGAAGCTTCAAAATCCCTAGGCAACGCCACCACCTTGAGCAAATCCTTTGAACAAAGCAAAgacacaaaccaaggcttatacacgttaaaaaaacactgtcctaatactctatttcctagccaccatggatgTTTGAGGCTTTTTCTCAGAGGAAATAAGgattgagatttaacaagccttaaactctcaaagtcaagcactttccctgagagttcttggagaaaactagatatTCTTGAAGCTAGAGAAGGGGgggagagagattggagagagtgatcaaatattccaaaacactattttgacccttatatagagtaggcactgtcattaggtTTAACCAgtaggattagacttgtaaaacacgcCATTAAGAGCATTTCACGTACCTTGCATGTACTACAGTAGGCGACGCGTCGCCTGTGTCCAGGAGTCGCATCTCCTGTTAGGGTTTCTTGCAACCCTAAGCATCAGGCGGTGCTACTTCACTTGAGTGGCAGCACATTGCCACCCTCTggttttggacacttccaaaggccCAAAAACTGCTCCAAATGTTATTGAAAGTTTTGGGAACCCTTACATACCTTCATGAATCACTTTGGATCCAAAAATGCATTTtaaaagtgcctacaattgaagctcaaatttcacatcttctcTATGCAaaatttactaagtgtttatacattGCTTGTATTTTAGCACTTATCTTTTGTATTTAATAAATCATAACAATCcttcacttggttaaatacaagcctcattctctagcttaacacattttggtgcataaaataaagtgtctttcggtttgaactttaccttagtgagaATACCACAAAGTCCTATTGAAATCATTAGTTTCTTAAAATCTTGAACCAAGTATTTCATTTGATAAAatcggtgatacctcacacacctccaccacatgTTTTACTTTCCAATTTatcgcttagcactatcatggtcacgtgctcatctcttcatgaacTTTCTGGGGAGAAAATCCAaatcccatgagaggcggcaccacctctaagtccacataggtgaagttcttacaacatctttgctacctttatagattcTTGTTAaactcaactgaacttcattgaAATCCATAGGCTTAACCCTAAGTCAATAGCAACCAACACTAAacatcttggatggaactcaccaTAAGTTTTattgttgaaactattcacttatcaatgacttgttcttacccattgaacttttTCCGTTGATTTTTCCTATTTTGTGGCGCAACAGACGATGCATTGCGAGTCATAAGGTGACACATCGCCTGTGCAAGACGACGTGTCGCCATATATCAGGCAACACATCGCCAGGTACTATTCCCAGCTTCATTTTTTTGTGGTCTTTTGGCAATTTTTTGCTCTTTAGAAAGCGATGTAACACCTTCTTCATAGTCTTGAACATCCAAAATGATGCATAAAACATCCATTTAATCTATTCCTACATATTTAAAGAGAGCTCATCAAATtgaattaaaaacttaagaaaaacaaACCAAACACAAGAATAAAAGACTGTAAATGGGTGAATAAAATACACACTCATCACCCTTTCTCTCCACTAAAGAAGGAATAAGCCCATATCTATTTTGAAGTGTTGCATAGTAGAAAACTCCAACCATGGGTCTACTTCAATGTGCCTCCGTCGAGGGTGGGATAATGCCAGAAAACCCAGATCTGCAGAGGGTGAGACCACCACCGTCGAGTGCCTCCACCATTGTTCTCATCTTAGTCCAGGCGTCCACCAGGCTGAGAGGGTGAGGGTGAGATCGATAAGGGAGGGAGAGAGTGATTGATCGGGGTATATGGAGAGAAAGAGTGGGTTTAGGTTTTGTTTTTAACTTGACTGTCCATTTTGttgattaaaatatattttgttgttattaatttttatttatttcaaataaataaaacacaTTAAAGATTTGTAAATTAAAAAACTTGGGGGCATttaaattatctttttttttaaaaaaaaaattggaccaaATCGCGTCCGGTgtattattttgttctattttggaGAACGCATGTTCCAATTTGTCACAGAGGGTTCGAACAAGTAATTTTGCACAACACAGAGGTCAAAATGGTATCCAcctaattttaaattataaaaatatataacttattatttattattttttaatttgaaatttaagtattttaatgattttatttttatttatttaaaaataataattcttGCTCTTATTATTTTAAGTCtaaaacaaattatttattttttcttttaatttaaatatttataattatttttttaattcttatctaatttttttattttttgcgataagttcaaatttaaaaaataattgcaAAAATTACATAccttatttgaaaataatacactttccaaatatatttaaaaataatttatccCATAAAAAGTGGGAATGTTTCCTTCTCGGCGTGGAAAAAATGATAGCAATCTCattgtgctttttttttttttttgggctttATAGGGCTTTTTTAAAGGCAACATTTTAGTTGCTTACAATATCTATAACATATCGATTGATTACCTTTTCTACTAAAAGCTTTATTTTAGTTTCCTCTAAGCTTATTTGATTATTTAGTGTTGTGCATGAAAATTAACTTTGtagttgtttttaaatttaattaagtaaaagtTAAGTTAAGGAGTCTAAAAAATATGTATTATTTGCTACGATTATAAAGTAACTTCTAAGTTTGTCTTCGCTTATTATCAATTAGAAAACCCTACATCAAATGTATATAACAAGAGTGACAAAAAAAATGTATTATAAGTCTTCATATAAAAGCTACTATGTATTATATTATACAATATCATTTGATAATAATCTATATGATAACTTTGTTATACAATATGGTAATTATAACTTTGTTATACAATATGGTAACTAATTAGTATTGTTTTGAATTCTGGTATATTTTGATGATGTGGAAatgtatatttttaaataaaaaaattaagtgactttttattaaaattgaaaaacctaattaATGATGTAAATTTCCAAAGTTCAAATCTGTTAAAAATTATAAGGTTGGGGATCAATTTGCCCAAACACGTAAAGTTTAAGTACCAAAATGAGTCTAATTCTATTTGTTGCAAgtttttttagtagatttttaaCAGTGAAAGTCTTAGGGACTTATTTGGATCAAAATAATAAGTTTAGGAACTAATTTGCcaaaaataaaaattggaaaCCAACTAGGCAAGACACATATAATTTAGGAAATTTCTATTGTAGATGCTTCAAAAAGAGCCCTATCGGTGGGGCTCTTTGTGTTCTTGACTCGAGGACattttttggcgcgattttttttatgatcgtatatattgttgttatttagagcatcatataaattttcagaaaatttcaaataatttgcagtaccgaaaattagtttaaaacaaggttgttgcacgtgtgactaatttttttatacacatggaaaataatatgtttgaacctagtttttggcagtataaattattcagaattttctgaaaatttgcaggatgctctaaataactacaatatacacagttataaaaaaaatcgcactaTGGGGCTCTTTTTGAAGCACCTACCATAGAATCCTCCCCTTAGTTTATATTAGGGGTGTGCatggtgtggtttgggcggtttgaacactttttaatacaccacgccacaagtgcggtgTAGTAGCTAGAACACACCGTGCGGTATGATTTTGTTGtaccaaaccgaccaaaccaaactattttttgcggtgtggtttgggtggttttccacggtgtgagtgtgttaaaaaatatgtgtgAGATAGAGATAGTGATAGAGAGGAAGCACAAATGAGATGAGAGAAGAAGGAGTTGTTGTCATGTATGATGTGTTAGAGAATAAAGTATACCCTAATTTAAGTGGGCTCCTAGTTTCAGATTGGGTTactaaaaaatggtatatatgtaaagtttaattttttttaacatatatgTAAGTATATGGTGCGgtgtggtgcaaaccaaaatttcacactgccaaaccgcgcaccgcaccacaccgcgtggtttagctaagatacaaaccataccgaaccatttcagttttgacaccgcggtttgtggtgtagtgtggtgcggtgcggtcggtcaCCGCAGTTTgccggtttagatgctcacccctagttAATATGGACTATACATACAAATAAGCCAAATTATTTACTtaagattttaaaagttgtttttcTATTACATATTTTTAAAGTTACACCTAAAACGTAACGGTAGAAACTTTtactacaaaaataaaataagattgaGGATATAAATACAACAAATTGAAAATACCACAAATTTTTACCGCAAATATCCTTAGAAGATAAGGATCCAACTAGAACATAacgttaaaaaaaaaagttaaggaTATAAATGTaacaaattaaatatattaaagaCTTTCATGGCAAATAtccttttaaaaaatttaatttgttcGTGGTAAAAAATCGCTTCAATATATGTATGGGTTTAAATATAAGTtcctattttaataattttacaagAAGTGATGAATATGGTAGGGTCACTGTTATCTAACTTCCCTCCCTTTCAGGATAGTGGATGATGCTCGATTCTTTCATTTTATAAGAGCACTAAAATATTTCCAAACTGTGGGACAACGTAAGATGTGATTTGACGAAAAAAAATCTGCGCTGTTTTTATCTTCTagtcatattaattatttgtgaCAGAATATACCAGTTTAGTGCTTTACTCATCCCTACTACCCTGCAGTTCACACGTCCTGTAGAGAATTTTTCAGAAACCTTGCTAGTTAATTGCATTCAAAAGAATTAGATGGATAACAAGATCAAGCACCGATATATTAGTGACAATTACAAATATCTAATAGCTTTCTTGTGGTACTTTAATCGTCTCTTCTGCTCCGCTACTGATACCATGAAATATGGTGATTGGATTAGAGATGGTGATAATAGCAGAGAGCCTAATACTCTTGTTTCAACCAAAGAAATGTTTGAGTTTGGATTCTTCACACCTGAGGGAAGTCCTGGTGGGAAACGATATGCTGGAATATGGTACTGCAAGGTGAGTCCAAGGAAGGTTGTATGGGTTGCCAACCGAGATAATCCACTAGTCACTTCTAAATCCAGGGGAAGAGTTTTTGGTATAAGAAAAGATGGTAACCTTCAAGTGTTTGATGACGTAGTTGGTAACGGAACATCTTTTTGGTCATCGAATCTCAAAAGCTCTTCATCATCTCCTAACCGGACAGTAACACTTTTGGATACTGGAAATCTGGTGTTAACAGAGTATGATGGTACGTGGTTGTGGGAGAGCTTTAAAGAACCAACTGATACATTTCTACCGGGCATGAAGATGGATGAGAACTTAACATTGATTCCATGGAAAGACCAATATGATCCCTACAGTGGTGACTTCAGGTTTAAATTTGATGAAGGAAACAAACAGTTTGTGATCCTTAACAAAACGATTGCTTACTGGAAAAGTGGAGAGCCTGGTAAGTTCTTAAGCTCAAATAAGATGCCGGATGTGATAACCGACTTTTTATTAGATAGCAGCAAGCTGGAGCCAAGCTATAAAAATTATTCTACTAAATACAAAGTATTACCGACAGTGTCAACTTATTCTTACAAAATGTTAGTTATCAAGTCTAACGGAAAAGTTGAGTATGGGAGTTGGGATGATAAACTTTGGATGGCGGGATGGTCTGAACCAAGTGATAGGTGTAGTGAGTTTAATGTTTGTGGCGATTTTGGGATCTGTAGCAGTGATGAGAAGAAGTTTCCGTGCAGATGCTTGCCCGGATTAAAGCCAAGCCTGGTGGACAAGTGGGAATCTAGAGATTACTCAGATGGCTGCACCAGAGGAACACAACTCTGCAGCGGTGAAAAGGACACATTCAGGAGGTTGAAGATGGTGAAAGTGGGGAATCCAGACTCAACAACGAGGTTACCAGTTAACAACGAGACTGAATGCATGAAGGAGTGCCAGGACAGATGCAAGTGCCAGGCTTATTCCTTTCAGGCCGCTTCTGATAAAAACAATGGGACTAGGGGAGAGTATACTCCTCCAACTTCCTGGTGCTGGACATGGTTCGAAAGTCTAAACGACCTTCAAGaggaaaataataccaatgatgGTGGTCACAACTTCTATGTTCGGGTTGCCTTGTCCGATTTAAGTAGGCTTTCAATCTCTCTTTTCTTTTAATTACAGTTCGATAAAGGTTTGAAAATTGAAATAGCACCTTATGAATTACCCCAAAAGATATTTTATATAGTGAACTGCCCGAATTTCGAAGGCtattttaaagtatatttttttaaacagACGGTAATACTTCTATAGCATCCATTGAAAAGCCATCAAGGAGAAGAATATCGTCAACTCTGATTGTCTTGCTCACGGTTATAAGCATTATTGGTCTTTTATGCATATGCGTTGTTATTTCGTTTGTCATATGGAGAAGAAAGAAGGCCAAGAGACTAGGTAAGTTGTTCAAAGATGCACATTATTAAGCATGGTCTACGCCTCCATTTGTGTGAGAAAATGATATAACTGACAAGAACTCGTTGCATGTCTTCTGAATTTAGATAACAGAAGATCATCGGATCGAAGAAACAGAGCACTCCACATGTTAGACACTGAGAGATGTTAGAATGTGGAAAGTGATGCATGGTAAGAAGTAtgaggttccatctcaaaaccaattggtgatgagtggagtaactcatACTCTTATAAATGGTATGATGATCCCACATACTTTCCATGTGGGATTCTATTCTCTAACAtcccccctcaagatggtggctaTTTTTGCTCACCAATCTTGGACGGTTTGATCGCAAGTGGCTCGTTGGCTCTTTTGGCTCTTTTTGGCTCACTATCCCCGAATCACAAAGGGCTCTTTTGGCTCTCTTTTTTGGACCGGTTTTGGATTTGGATCGGACATACTCGTTAGAGTTTTCTTTGACTCTGATACCATGTTAGAATGTGGAAAGTGATGCATGGTAAGAAGTAtgaggttccatctcaaaaccaattggtgatgagtggagtaactcatACTCTTATAAATGGTATGATGATCCCACATACTTTCCATGTGGGATTCTATTCTCTAACAGTGGGAATTCCTGCATCATTAAAAAACGAATGTTTCAATTCCATAGAACTTgttaaaaatggaaaaaaaattcattatataATAATGTTACACAGTGGTTACATGTCTCCGGAATATGCTCTAGAAGGAGTTTTCTCTGTCAAATCCGATGTATTTAGTTTTGGTGTTGTTCTACTTGAGATAGTAAGTGGAAAAAAGAGCACACGATTTGCTCATTCGGATCCACCCTTGAGCCTCCTGGGTTATGTAAGTGTAAACGCCGTATTTCTTTGTCGATCAATTTATTTTCCTCTTTCAGTTAAACCAAATGGGATATCATTACTTTTCTCAGGCATGGAAACTTTGGACAGAAAACAAGGTGTTGGAATTAATGGACCAGACTTTGAAGGAAAGTTGCAAAGAAGATCAATATATTAAGTGTGTGAACATTGGGCTCTTATGCGTACAAGAAGAGCCAAGTGATCGGCCAAACACGTCAAACATCGTAACCATGCTTGACAGTCACTCTGCAACCCTTCCATCTGTCAAACAACCAGCCTTTGTACTCGGAAGAGGATATAGTAATACAGCTTCTTCCAGTAAGCCTGAAACGAATAATGAAATAAGTTATATCGTGGAAGAAGGTCGATAGTGTGCCAGGAAGGAGGATCCAACTgattcttctttttggttaatgTACGTAAGAAGACTTTGATTTCTCTTGCTTAAGTGTTATGGTTTGTCTTGATAATTTCCACTGTAATATTTTGGTGCACATTTTGTGTGCATACATACGATTACTCTTACTT
It encodes the following:
- the LOC133814129 gene encoding G-type lectin S-receptor-like serine/threonine-protein kinase At4g03230 — encoded protein: MDNKIKHRYISDNYKYLIAFLWYFNRLFCSATDTMKYGDWIRDGDNSREPNTLVSTKEMFEFGFFTPEGSPGGKRYAGIWYCKVSPRKVVWVANRDNPLVTSKSRGRVFGIRKDGNLQVFDDVVGNGTSFWSSNLKSSSSSPNRTVTLLDTGNLVLTEYDGTWLWESFKEPTDTFLPGMKMDENLTLIPWKDQYDPYSGDFRFKFDEGNKQFVILNKTIAYWKSGEPGKFLSSNKMPDVITDFLLDSSKLEPSYKNYSTKYKVLPTVSTYSYKMLVIKSNGKVEYGSWDDKLWMAGWSEPSDRCSEFNVCGDFGICSSDEKKFPCRCLPGLKPSLVDKWESRDYSDGCTRGTQLCSGEKDTFRRLKMVKVGNPDSTTRLPVNNETECMKECQDRCKCQAYSFQAASDKNNGTRGEYTPPTSWCWTWFESLNDLQEENNTNDGGHNFYVRVALSDLNGNTSIASIEKPSRRRISSTLIVLLTVISIIGLLCICVVISFVIWRRKKAKRLDNRRSSDRRNRALHMLDTERC
- the LOC133817647 gene encoding G-type lectin S-receptor-like serine/threonine-protein kinase At4g03230; protein product: MLHSGYMSPEYALEGVFSVKSDVFSFGVVLLEIVSGKKSTRFAHSDPPLSLLGYAWKLWTENKVLELMDQTLKESCKEDQYIKCVNIGLLCVQEEPSDRPNTSNIVTMLDSHSATLPSVKQPAFVLGRGYSNTASSSKPETNNEISYIVEEGR